A region from the Papaver somniferum cultivar HN1 unplaced genomic scaffold, ASM357369v1 unplaced-scaffold_22, whole genome shotgun sequence genome encodes:
- the LOC113340488 gene encoding uncharacterized protein LOC113340488 isoform X1, translating to MAISVLLTALSRRGQSLSSSYESVFRTVNTSWNSSLLGNTSTSLGSRAFCSKSDHCDSVSQNKVSESNLTKVVFKYVCGHDEFRENSRSSEPIIRKVLEIPRGHTFFECRDGDDVSYCNLIDFCFSLMRRLKQDAESARGERVTEMCFIEASFFKDRIRSIIDSSGDILNLKGMIDCLENPDSFPIGKNSGTGCKLTIDLDEYFDIRTWEKISSGDKHVLEIILSELKKNGFDFNEDPAALQKIEEAVERATTRMTNMIKLNLPVPAGKPDTSTTISWEKCAGLPILKTARQESLILNLLQ from the exons ATGGCGATTTCTGTATTGCTTACAGCTTTATCTCGTCGTGGtcaatctctttcttcttcttatgaATCT GTGTTTAGGACTGTTAACACCTCGTGGAATAGTTCACTATTGGGCAATACGTCCACAAGTTTGGGTAGTAGAGCATTCTG CTCAAAATCAGATCACTGTGATTCAGTTTCCCAG AACAAAGTTTCTGAGTCCAACCTAACAAAGGTAGTTTTCAAGTATGTATGCGGGCATGACGAGTTTCGAGAAAACAGTAGGTCCTCTGAGCCCATAATAAGAAAGGTTCTTGAGATTCCCAGAGGACATACTTTCTTTGAGTGCAGAGATGGAGATGATGTGAGCTATTGTAACTTGATCGACTTTTGTTTCTCCTTAATGAGGCGTCTTAAGCAGGATGCAGAGTCAGCCAGAGGAGAAAGAGTAACAGAGATGTGTTTCATAGAAGCTTCATTTTTCAAAGATCGTATCAGAAGTATAATAGATAGTTCAGGGGATATTCTAAATCTAAAAGGCATGATTGATTGTTTGGAGAATCCAGACTCTTTTCCCATTGGCAAAAACTCGGGCACTGGATGCAAACTCACAATCGATCTTGATGAATATTTCGATATTCGTACATGG GAAAAAATATCAAGTGGTGACAAGCATGTGCTGGAAATCATTCTCAGTGAGCTTAAGAAAAATGGGTTCGACTTCAATGAAGATCCAGCAGCactacagaaaattgaggaagcAGTTGAGAGGGCAACCACGAGAATGACAAATATGATCAAGCTTAATCTGCCAGTTCCTGCTGGTAAACCTGATACGAGTACGACTATCAGTTGGGAAAAATGCGCTGGTCTACCTATATTGAAAACTGCCCGTCAAGAATCATTAATTCTAAACCTTCTTCAGTGA
- the LOC113340488 gene encoding uncharacterized protein LOC113340488 isoform X2, translating into MAISVLLTALSRRGQSLSSSYESVFRTVNTSWNSSLLGNTSTSLGSRAFCSKSDHCDSVSQYVCGHDEFRENSRSSEPIIRKVLEIPRGHTFFECRDGDDVSYCNLIDFCFSLMRRLKQDAESARGERVTEMCFIEASFFKDRIRSIIDSSGDILNLKGMIDCLENPDSFPIGKNSGTGCKLTIDLDEYFDIRTWEKISSGDKHVLEIILSELKKNGFDFNEDPAALQKIEEAVERATTRMTNMIKLNLPVPAGKPDTSTTISWEKCAGLPILKTARQESLILNLLQ; encoded by the exons ATGGCGATTTCTGTATTGCTTACAGCTTTATCTCGTCGTGGtcaatctctttcttcttcttatgaATCT GTGTTTAGGACTGTTAACACCTCGTGGAATAGTTCACTATTGGGCAATACGTCCACAAGTTTGGGTAGTAGAGCATTCTG CTCAAAATCAGATCACTGTGATTCAGTTTCCCAG TATGTATGCGGGCATGACGAGTTTCGAGAAAACAGTAGGTCCTCTGAGCCCATAATAAGAAAGGTTCTTGAGATTCCCAGAGGACATACTTTCTTTGAGTGCAGAGATGGAGATGATGTGAGCTATTGTAACTTGATCGACTTTTGTTTCTCCTTAATGAGGCGTCTTAAGCAGGATGCAGAGTCAGCCAGAGGAGAAAGAGTAACAGAGATGTGTTTCATAGAAGCTTCATTTTTCAAAGATCGTATCAGAAGTATAATAGATAGTTCAGGGGATATTCTAAATCTAAAAGGCATGATTGATTGTTTGGAGAATCCAGACTCTTTTCCCATTGGCAAAAACTCGGGCACTGGATGCAAACTCACAATCGATCTTGATGAATATTTCGATATTCGTACATGG GAAAAAATATCAAGTGGTGACAAGCATGTGCTGGAAATCATTCTCAGTGAGCTTAAGAAAAATGGGTTCGACTTCAATGAAGATCCAGCAGCactacagaaaattgaggaagcAGTTGAGAGGGCAACCACGAGAATGACAAATATGATCAAGCTTAATCTGCCAGTTCCTGCTGGTAAACCTGATACGAGTACGACTATCAGTTGGGAAAAATGCGCTGGTCTACCTATATTGAAAACTGCCCGTCAAGAATCATTAATTCTAAACCTTCTTCAGTGA
- the LOC113340488 gene encoding uncharacterized protein LOC113340488 isoform X3, with protein sequence MAISVLLTALSRRGQSLSSSYESVFRTVNTSWNSSLLGNTSTSLGSRAFCSKSDHCDSVSQDAESARGERVTEMCFIEASFFKDRIRSIIDSSGDILNLKGMIDCLENPDSFPIGKNSGTGCKLTIDLDEYFDIRTWEKISSGDKHVLEIILSELKKNGFDFNEDPAALQKIEEAVERATTRMTNMIKLNLPVPAGKPDTSTTISWEKCAGLPILKTARQESLILNLLQ encoded by the exons ATGGCGATTTCTGTATTGCTTACAGCTTTATCTCGTCGTGGtcaatctctttcttcttcttatgaATCT GTGTTTAGGACTGTTAACACCTCGTGGAATAGTTCACTATTGGGCAATACGTCCACAAGTTTGGGTAGTAGAGCATTCTG CTCAAAATCAGATCACTGTGATTCAGTTTCCCAG GATGCAGAGTCAGCCAGAGGAGAAAGAGTAACAGAGATGTGTTTCATAGAAGCTTCATTTTTCAAAGATCGTATCAGAAGTATAATAGATAGTTCAGGGGATATTCTAAATCTAAAAGGCATGATTGATTGTTTGGAGAATCCAGACTCTTTTCCCATTGGCAAAAACTCGGGCACTGGATGCAAACTCACAATCGATCTTGATGAATATTTCGATATTCGTACATGG GAAAAAATATCAAGTGGTGACAAGCATGTGCTGGAAATCATTCTCAGTGAGCTTAAGAAAAATGGGTTCGACTTCAATGAAGATCCAGCAGCactacagaaaattgaggaagcAGTTGAGAGGGCAACCACGAGAATGACAAATATGATCAAGCTTAATCTGCCAGTTCCTGCTGGTAAACCTGATACGAGTACGACTATCAGTTGGGAAAAATGCGCTGGTCTACCTATATTGAAAACTGCCCGTCAAGAATCATTAATTCTAAACCTTCTTCAGTGA
- the LOC113340595 gene encoding serine/threonine-protein phosphatase BSL2 homolog: protein MNPVKIFADLLGQFGGLMRLFDKYGYIDYLFLGEYVDLGQLSLEMISVLHALKLLLGVEYPQDVHMIRENPEAADIDALFGFTIECTERIDERDDIWAWHKIKRLFNWLPLAARIENKIICIAWWHLSLYKSPGINMISSSYGFIMEVACEPRTQHIDALLDIICESFLVELYMYLHNFEVACLKLA, encoded by the exons ATGAATCCTGTCAAGATTTTTGCTGATTTGCTAGGGCAATTTGGGGGCCTTATGCGTCTCTTTGATAAATATGG TTACATCGACTACCTCTTCTTAGGGGAATATGTTGACCTAGGCCAACTCAGCTTGGAAATGATTAGTGTTTTGCATGCATTGAAGTTATTGCTTGGG GTCGAGTATCCACAAGATGTACATATGATTCGTGAAAACCCCGAGGCAGCAGATATTGATGCTCTGTTTGGATTCACGATCGAGTGCACTGAACGGATA GACGAAAGGGATGATATTTGGGCTTGGCACAAAATAAAAAGGTTGTTTAATTGGCTTCCTTTGGCAGCTAGAATTGAAAACAAAATCATTTGCATTGCATGGTGGCATTTGTCGCTCTATAAATCACCTGGAATTAACATGATCAGTAGTTCTTATGGATTTATCATG GAAGTCGCATGTGAACCAAGGACACAGCACATTGATGCTCTTCTTGATATCATTTGTGAA AGCTTCCTGGTTGAACTGTATATGTACCTCCATAATTTTGAAGTTGCTTGTCTCAAACTCGCTTGA